A segment of the Oncorhynchus nerka isolate Pitt River linkage group LG19, Oner_Uvic_2.0, whole genome shotgun sequence genome:
ATGGCAACCTTCAGGCTTTTTTCTGTAATCAGTCTCATAGTAGATTTGGCAGCCGGTGATGCGTGGTCCCCATTAGCTAGGTGGTAGAGAGACGACATGTTGGGGAGGAGatggataaagagacagagagctcaGCCAGTGAAGCAGAAATCCTCCACACTGTTCACCTTGATCCTCTGCAGCTCCTGCCGGTCCAGCAGACGGTACTGGAACGCCACGCGGTTGACAAACTTCCCGCTGGACACCATCCTAACCACCGTGTTATCGCAACCTATCTTCATCTGGGCTGTAGGACGAGGAAAAGGGAGGAAGTCAAAGACAGATATTATATTGCACACGGAAAgcaaagcaacaacaacaacaaaaacgttCCATTCAAAAATGGGTAATAAAGATATATTCTAGTTaggatggtgatggtggttaataaagatatattcaagttaggatggtgatggtggttaataaagatatattcaagttaggatggtgatggtgggtaataaagatatattctagttgggatggtgatggtggttaataaagatatattctagttaggatggtgatggtgggggtAATAAAGATATATTCCTGTTaggatggtgatggtggttaaTAAAGATATATTCAAGTTAGGATGGTGATGGTGGGTAATAAAGATATATTCTAGTTAGGATGGTGATTGTAGAGTTAATAAAGATATATTCTAGTTaggatggtgatggtggttaaTAAAGATATATTCTAGTTAGGATGGTGATGGTGGAGTTAATAAAGATATATTCTAGTTAGGATGGTGATTGTGGAGTTAATAAAGATATATTCTAGTTaggatggtgatggtggttaataaagatatattctagttaggatggtgatggtggttaataaagatatattctagttaggatggtgatggtgggtaataaagatatattctagttaggatggtgatggtggttaataaagatatattctagttgggatggtgatggtggagttaataaagatatattctagttaggatgtgatggtggttaataaagatatattctagttgggatggtgatggtggttaaTAAAGATATATTCTAGTTAGGATGTGATGGTGGAGTTAATAAAGATATATTCTAGTTaggatggtgatggtggttaaTAAAGATATATTCTAGTTAGGATGGTGATGGTGGCTAATAAATATATATTCTAGTTAGGATGGTGATGGTGGGTAATAAAGATATATTCTAGTTAGGATGTGATGGGGATTAATAAAGATATATTCTAGTTgggatggtgatggtggttaaTAAAGATATATTCTAGTTAGATGGTGATGGTGGAGTTAATAAAGATATATTCTAGTTAGGATGTGATGGTGGTTAATAAAGATATATTCTAGTTAGGATGTGATGGTGGTTAATAAAGATATATTCTAGTTGGGATGGTGATGGTGGAGTTAATAAAGATATATTCTAGTTAGGATGTGATGGTGGTTAATAAAGATATATTCTAGTTAGGATGGTGTTGGTGGGTAATAAAGATATATTCTAGTTaggatggtgatggtggttaataaagatatattctagttaggatggtgttggtgggtaataaagatatattctagttaggatggtgatggtgaagttaataaagatatattctagttaggatggtgttggtggggttaataaagatatattctagttaggatggtgatggtggttaataaagatatattcctgttaggatggtgatggtggttaataaagatatattcctgttaggatggtgatggtggttaataaagatatattcctgttaggatggtgatggtggttaaTAAAGATATATTCTAGTTAGGATGGTGTTGGTGGTTAATAAAGATATATTCTACTTAGGATGGTGATGGTGGAATTAATCAAGATATTTTCTAGTTAGGATGAGGATGGTGGGGTTAAGAAAGATATATTCTAGTtggatggtgatggtggttaaTAAAGATATATTCTAGTTAGGATGGTGATGGTGGAGTTAATAAAGATATATTCTAGTTAGGATGTGATGGTGGTTAATAAAGATATATTCTAGTTAGGATGGTGATGGTGGGTAATAAAGATATATTCTAGTTAGGATGGTGATGGTGGGTAATAATGATATATTCTAGTTAGGATGTGATGGTGGAGTTAATAAAGATATATTCTAGTTAGGATGGTGATGGTGGGTAATAAAGATATATTCTAGTTAGGGTGTGATGGTGGTTAATAAAGATATATTCTAGTTAGGATGTGATGGGGGTTAATAAAGATATATTCTAGTTaggatggtgatggtggttaataaagatatattctagttaggatggtgatggtggggttaataaagatatattctagttaggatgtgatggtggttaataaagatatattctagttaggatggtgatggtggttaataaagatatattctagttaggatggtgatggtggggttaataaagatatattctagttaggatggtgatggtgggtaataaagatatattctagttaggatgtgatggtggttaataaagatatattctagttaggatggtgatggtggagttaataaagatatattctagttaggatgtgatggtggttaataaatatatattctagttgggatggtgatggtggttaaTAAAGATATATTCTAGTTAGGATGGTGATGGTGGAGTTAATAAAGATATATTCTAGTTAGGATGGTGATGGTGGGTAATAAAGATATATTCTAGTTAGGATGTGATTGTGGAGTTAATAAAGATATATTCTAGTTaggatggtgatggtggttaataaagatatattctagttaggatggtgatggtgggtaataaagatatattctagttaggatggtgatggtgggtaataaagatatattctagttaggatggtgatggtggttaataaagatatattctagttaggatggtgatggtggagttaataaagatatattctagttaggatggtgttggtggggttaataaagatatattctagttaggatggtgatggtggttaaTAAAGATATATTCTAGTTAGGATGGTGATGTTGGAGTTAATAAAGATATATTCTAGTTAGGATGGTGATGGTGGAGTTAATAAAGATATATTCTAGTTAGGATGGTGATGGTGGAGTTAACAAAGATATATTCTAGTTaggatggtgatggtggttaataaagatatattcctgttaggatggtgatggtggttaaTAAAGATATATTCTAGTTAGGATGGTGTTGGTGGTTAATAAAGATATATTCTAGTTAGGATGGTGATAGTGGAATTAATCAAGATATTTTCTAGTTAGGATGAGGATGGTGGGGTTAAGAAAGATATATTCTAGTtggatggtgatggtggttaaTAAAGATATATTCTAGTTAGGATGGTGATGGTGGAGTTAATAAAGATATATTCTAGTTAGGATGTGATGGTGGTTAATAAAGATATATTCTAGTTAGGACGGTGATGGTGGGTAATAATGATATATTCTAGTTAGGATGTGATGGTGGTTAATAAAGATATATTCTAGTTAGGATGGTGATGGTGGGTAATAATGATATATTCTAGTTAGGATGTGATGGTGGAGTTAATAAAGATATATTCTAGTTAGGATGGTGATGGTGGGTAATAAAGATATATTCTAGTTAGGATGTGATGGTGGTTAATAAAGATATATTCTAGTTAGGATGGTGATGGTGGAGTTAATAAAGATATATTCTAGTTAGGATGTGATGGTGGTTAATAAAGATATATTCTAGTTAGGATGGTGATGGTGGAGTTAATAAAGATATATTCTAGTTAGGGTGTGATGGTGGTTAATAAAGATATATTCTAGTTAGGATGTGATGGGGATTAATAAAGATATATTCTAGTTAGGATGTGATGGGGGTTAATAAAGATATATTCTAGTTaggatggtgatggtggttaataaagatatattctagttaggatggtgatggtggggttaATAAAGATATATTCTAGTTAGGATGTGATGGGGATTAATAAAGATATATTCTAGTTaggatggtgatggtggttaataaagatatattctagttaggatggtgatggtggggttaataaagatatattctagttaggatggtgatggtggttaataaatatatattctaGTTAGGATGTGATGGGGATTAATAAAGATATATTCTAGTTAGGATATTGATGGTGTTGGTGCCGCTCACCGGGACCGTTAAATCTGTAACAAAGGTCAGCTACAGGGAACATTTTAGACGGGTCCATCCCGTTCCCTCCCAGCAGCTCCACAAAGTCCCCTGCTCCCGCACATCCTGGGATGGACCTCTGTTGAGAAAGACCAGCTCAATGGATTCACAGGTATTTTTAacttccctttctttctttctttctttctttctttctttctttctttctttctttctttctttctttctttctttctttctttcttccatctttctttccttctaCCCCCTCACACTCATCTCCACTGACTCCAAGCATCCACTCATCATCACTGGGAGCTAACACAGGTCACTAGGTCTTTGGCAGGGTAGTTCACTAAACCACTTCCTGCCAGAAGCCAGAATCGCTGATGTTTTTTCTattcttcccctctaatcagaaTTTTTGATTCAGACCTCTGACACATGGTGAGTGGAATCTCTGGCTAATTAGTGAGTGACATTAATCAACCAAAACATTTCCCAGGGCGAAAAGAAAATCAGCAGTGCTTCGGACCTCTAGGCTCAGATGTTTCCCTGCTCAGGGCTCACCTTGATGGGGAAGTCGTTGAAGTGTCCCAGGCTGAGCTCAGCAATCTTGATCTCTACAGGGTAGATGATGGAGAAGCTGCAGTTCCTGTGCTGCTGGGGGATCACCATGGTGAAGCTGCCCTCTGGTGTCTGGGACATGATGTTACAGGCTgtagggggagaggtggggggggggggggggcatgagaaaggaaaggggataacttgtcagttgcacaactgaatgcattcaacagaAATGTATCTTCCGTaattaacccaacccctctggatcagagatgTGCGGGGGGCTGTCTTAATTGACGTCCACGTCATTGGTGCGCGGGTTGGGGGATATATCAGTGTCTCTAGACGTGTTGACCTTATAGCAAAAATGCATCCATTTAAGTGGGCAAAATTGCTTAGTacaaatgcaaacacacacacacaagtacggCTTAGACGTGAGCAGCTTGAACAACCTAAAGGGTCACCTAAAGCATTAGCACACAACCCTGGCGATTACAACGTGGTATAAAGTACTATTATAGCATTACATTGGCATCCTGCCCCATGTTGGCACACCTAATGGCCTGCTATTACAGTCCTTGTCCTTTCTGTACAATGTTTTCCAGTATTTTGTTTATATTTTTCACTGGCATTGGACGTGGGAACGGGTGAACCCATTTTCTCTCATTCGGGATGATATCTCTTCATAAATATCCTTACTTCTATGTGATTTACCTCATTTCGATTGGCCTGTGGCATCCGACCACAGTGCCAGTATAGGCACTTTGTTTCTATTGAAGACCATGATGTTAATTCTGGAGGAATTGTGAAGGTATCATTGTCCATAATTACTACTTCAACTGGCCGGTGTGATTTATTTTTCGAGAGCAGGACAAGCGGGACCTTGCCCAAAAGGAATAAAGGCCTCTACATGGTCAATCCGacatctttttatttatttttacttaacctttatttaactaggcaagtcagttaagaacaaattcttatttacaatgacggcctagggacagcgggttaactgccttgctcaggggcagaacgacggatttttaccttgtcagctcagggattcgatctagcagccTTTCAGTTGCAGTGGCCGTACAGCATTTACTGCACTGAGGCCTCCGCAGAAGTCAGATCATTCATAGGCCTACTTCTTGCACTTCGTGGAGCAGATcagagctgttgtcaaggaaattagtttgtgtttatacaggacctcttGCTCCCACCTACCATCAActaatcatgtcaatgcggagatATACAGAGCCCTAcgcattgttacaacatttggGAGGCACGCGCCGATGCGGTACGGAGCTCGATTTGGCTTCCGCAAGCCTCCGGAGACTCTGCAATTGCTTCAAACCTTCTCTATGGTGCCCCCCGGAGCGAGCATAAATAGGCTTTAAACTTATAAATTGGCTTTAAACTTTAGTTGTCTGGATCTGTTTACACTTCAAGGAAATCCGTACAAGATGTATCTTCGACTACGTCTGGAGGTGGTCAGGAAGATCTAATCACGATCAGTTCACCATGCGACTTTTGATTGTCTACACCTGTCgacaaatgtgggcacaatcagaatgtggagaAGATCAGGACAACTGATGCATGTTAGAACCGGGTATAAACGGGGCTTCAGTTCATGCACTCACAGTACAACCTTAAAGGTCATTAACACTAAGACTGGCCATCAAGCTAGTGCAGGTCTCTACTCACGGAAAGGGTTGATGGGTTTCCTGACTGTCAGCGTGAAGGAGCTCCCGGCAGTGTGAATGCGGAAGAACAGCATGGCAACGTTCTGAGACGACCGCACGGTTCTCCTGACCGTCCCAGAGTCGCAGTAGTCCACATAGCGTTCCATCAACGGCAGGGCGTGGTCCTGGGAACTAGGGAACTTCTCTCCCTTCATCACCCAGCCATCAAacacctgggagaggagagagatgtggacTTAATCAAAAGCATTCAATCAAATCCAATTTCCAGAATTTTTCTCTGTAAGCAAAACGAGGGTTCCAAAAAATGCAGATGAACAACCTGTTCACTATAATTGACTTTTAAAGGTGACTTCCGTTTGAGCCCGTGTtcaaatcaggaagtgactcgtgtgtctgtgtgtcgttAATTCCCAACAAGGTATCAACAAAGAACTAACCAAAGATAGACCACAGGGTATCGTTTCCGATGGGAGCAAGTTAAGCATAGtaggcagaacaagcaaggtggtgggcagagccaagcacgagctggcgagatcctattggctatgtatttgcatatttccgttaggaaATGCCTACTCTGTGACTCAATTTGcccttgcactccttctaaacaaggccatttttttttaaacgtcaAATTTCTACAGTTAAGTTTAGCCATTAATTCCGACtggttaaccctttacactcgtggGAATTGGCCGATATGAATAtggctaaattgaaatgtttcttacagaagaaatatgaaaagcaAATACATAagcatggtagcaattgaaaggaaCCGTTCTGAGATCATGGGGAAATGATCTGGCCAAAGTTAATGAAACAACAGTCCACcagacacaagactgaatccaaacatcacacttgattttatgtgcattttacatttactctACTTTTCACCGCATTTGTTGAAAACGAAATCTGAAAATATTCTGGATTCTGGACATTTAGCAAGAtgataagacaaaaaaaaatacaAGGATTTGAGTGAGATTTGAGTGAGATTTGAGTGAACTCCAAGTGGCCAAAACACCTCTCCAAAGCGTTTACAGTTCCAAAGTAATTCCAAtacacttttatgactcaaagaagaatCTTCAGCTATATGGTGCTTTAGCTCTCCCATGTGCCGTTAAGGAACTAGAacaagcacacttgtagttgttttgtttggaacacaaccctggaTCCAAACACAATTactggtcaaaaataaacaaaaacctgCTCATTATAAATCGTAATCTGGGTCAGCTGGGCGTTACTTGCAAGCTTGTTCTGTTGCCAACAAGACTAGCCAAGTTATAAAACATgatcttacagtgttaggctttccacaaggcaattcagagaagCCGATCATCATTTTGGGGGGCATAGAAAGGAGTCATGCGTGCGTTCAGATGGGTGTTCTTCCCAATGAACAACCCAGGGTACGAccccatgtcatcttgtaactgtacatcaaacacagCGATGAAAAGAAAAcgttgacactgtatatgacatgagCTGTATAATATAGAAATGTGAAGGGCACATTTGGACTCACgggtgtttggcttgcttgtacGACATCAaatcagtattatattataatcctcaacgtctcatctttcGAAATACTGCTTTCCGATTAGATGCTTATTAGTGCCCAAAGATGCCATTTTCATCCCACATACGCGTATGAGTGTAAAGGGCTAcggtaagggttaaagttaggcATTAATTCTGACtagttacggtaagggttaaaaGTAGGCATTAATTCTGACtagttacggtaagggttaaggttaggcattaattcTGACtagttacggtaagggttaaggttaggcattaattcTGACtagttacggtaagggttaaggttaggcattaattcTGACtagttacggtaagggttaaggttaggcattaattcTGACtagttacggtaagggttaaggttaggcattaattcTGACTGGTTAGGTAAttctgggttaaggttaggcattaattcTGACtagttacggtaagggttaaggttaggcattaattcTGACtagttacggta
Coding sequences within it:
- the LOC115146986 gene encoding corticotropin-releasing factor-binding protein-like, yielding MEGTFREQLFFLVLCLSFLKGDTRYIEENDITPEGLFALLNSELKREIPETLIYRRPLRCLDMVAVEGQFTFTADRPQLSCASFFIAEPDQVISVEYDSVDIDCRGGDFIKVFDGWVMKGEKFPSSQDHALPLMERYVDYCDSGTVRRTVRSSQNVAMLFFRIHTAGSSFTLTVRKPINPFPCNIMSQTPEGSFTMVIPQQHRNCSFSIIYPVEIKIAELSLGHFNDFPIKRSIPGCAGAGDFVELLGGNGMDPSKMFPVADLCYRFNGPAQMKIGCDNTVVRMVSSGKFVNRVAFQYRLLDRQELQRIKVNSVEDFCFTG